One segment of Bradyrhizobium sp. CB2312 DNA contains the following:
- a CDS encoding ribonuclease D, with the protein MTVRLHRGDLPDLSRYTSAVAIDTETMGLNPHRDRLCVVQLSPGDGSADVVQIPKGHTDAPNLKALLANPAITKIFHFARFDVAVLYQTFGVMTGPIYCTKIASRLTRTYTDRHGLKDLVREVLNVDLSKQQQSSDWGSDSLSEPQLAYAASDVLHLHALRERLDAMLVREGRTALAKACFDFLPTRALLDLQGWAEEDIFAHS; encoded by the coding sequence ATGACCGTACGCTTGCACCGCGGCGACCTGCCCGACCTGTCCCGCTACACCTCGGCGGTGGCGATCGACACCGAGACCATGGGGCTCAACCCGCACCGCGACCGGCTCTGCGTGGTGCAGCTCTCGCCCGGCGACGGCAGCGCCGACGTCGTGCAGATCCCCAAGGGTCACACCGACGCGCCGAACCTGAAGGCCCTGCTGGCCAATCCCGCCATCACGAAGATCTTCCACTTCGCTCGGTTCGACGTCGCGGTGCTCTACCAGACCTTCGGCGTCATGACCGGGCCGATTTATTGCACCAAGATTGCCTCCCGCCTGACCCGCACCTATACCGACCGCCACGGCCTGAAAGACCTCGTGCGCGAGGTGCTCAACGTCGATCTCTCCAAGCAGCAGCAGTCCAGCGACTGGGGTTCCGACAGCCTGTCCGAGCCGCAGCTCGCCTATGCCGCCTCCGACGTGCTGCATCTGCATGCCCTGCGCGAGCGGCTCGATGCCATGCTGGTGCGGGAGGGCCGCACAGCGCTGGCCAAGGCCTGTTTCGACTTCCTGCCGACCCGCGCCCTGCTCGACCTCCAGGGCTGGGCCGAAGAGGACATTTTTGCGCATTCCTGA